A stretch of Mastacembelus armatus chromosome 1, fMasArm1.2, whole genome shotgun sequence DNA encodes these proteins:
- the atg4da gene encoding cysteine protease atg4da — translation MNSVSPSAAQYIGGVMQDDLVDTRRQQPMEQQSSFGLRSPQSPDPSREPTGEPDEMDKLKAKLMSAWNNIKYGWTVKSKTSFNKISPVTVLGHSYLLNSEDEVERFRLAFVSRIWLTYRREFPQLEGTTWTTDCGWGCMLRSGQMLLAQGLLVHLMPRDWAWPDAQQLTDVDFEVFRPRSPTRAAGLPIPSFGSPRGSNTPERSNPSDQLPQRKRPECARDRQAEPIHHRLVTWFGDQPPAPFGVHQLVEIGKSSGKKAGDWYGPSVVAHILRKAIAKASVVHNLVVYVAQDCTVYKEDVVRLCDLSLSETAPRPSSQAWKSVIILVPVRLGGEALNPSYIECVKNILKLECCIGIIGGKPRHSLFFIGFQDEHLLYLDPHYCQSVVDVTQANFSLESFHCSSPKKMPFTRMDPSCTIGFYAKNIKDFESLCSAVSVALSSSKEKYPIFTFVEGHSQDYGLEGHSSNHSGPAAHILPLSKQDRSNNRRNSDEFVFL, via the exons ATGAACTCAGTTTCCCCCAGTGCAGCACAGTACATAGGGGGAGTGATGCAGGATGACCTGGTGGACACCCGGAGGCAGCAGCCCATGGAGCAGCAAAGCAGCTTTGGTCTCAGATCACCTCAAAGTCCAGATCCCAGCAGAGAACCAACTGGGGAGCCTGATGAGATGGACAAACTGAAAGCCAAACTAATGTCAGCATGGAACAACATCAAATATG gCTGGACTGTTAAGTCTAAAACTTCCTTCAACAAGATATCACCAGTCACTGTCCTGGGTCACTCCTATCTGCTCAACAGTGAAG ATGAGGTGGAGCGGTTTCGTCTGGCTTTTGTGTCCAGGATCTGGCTGACATACAGGAGGGAGTTCCCCCAGCTGGAGGGCACCACCTGGACTACAGACTGTGGCTGGGGCTGTATGCTGCGCAGTGGCCAGATGCTGCTGGCACAGGGACTCCTGGTACATTTGATGCCAAGAG ACTGGGCCTGGCCAGATGCACAGCAACTAACCGATGTGGACTTTGAAGTGTTCAGACCACGTTCCCCAACCCGGGCTGCAGGGCTGCCCATCCCCTCCTTTGGCTCTCCTCGAGGCTCAAACACCCCTGAAAGGTCCAACCCAAGTGATCAACTACCCCAGAGGAAGAGGCCGGAGTGTGCTAGGGACAGGCAAGCAGAGCCCATCCACCACAGGCTGGTCACTTGGTTTGGGGATCAGCCACCAGCTCCTTTTGGGGTTCACCAGCTGGTGGAAATTGGCAAAAGTTCAGGGAAGAAGGCTGGTGACTGGTATGGCCCCTCTGTAGTTGCCCACATACTACG gaAAGCCATAGCCAAAGCGTCTGTAGTCCACAACCTGGTTGTGTATGTGGCTCAGGATTGTACAG TGTACAAAGAGGACGTTGTGCGTCTATGTGACCTGTCACTAAGCGAGACTGCTCCTCGTCCGTCCAGCCAAGCCTGGAAGTCTGTCATCATACTGGTGCCTGTCCGGCTTGGAGGGGAGGCCCTCAACCCATCCTACATCGAATGTGTCAAG AATATCCTGAAGCTGGAGTGTTGTATTGGAATCATCGGAGGAAAACCGAggcattcattatttttcattggtTTCCAAG ACGAGCATCTGCTGTATCTGGATCCTCACTACTGCCAATCTGTGGTGGATGTCACACAAGCTAACTTCTCACTGGAG TCTTTCCACTGTAGCTCTCCCAAAAAGATGCCCTTCACCCGCATGGATCCCAGCTGTACAATTGGCTTTTATGCCAAGAACATCAAGGACTTTGAGTCTCTATGTTCTGCTGTTAGTGTG GCCCTGTCATCATCGAAGGAGAAGTACCCCATCTTTACCTTTGTAGAGGGCCACAGTCAGGACTATGGACTTGAAGGTCACAGCAGTAATCACAGTGGTCCTGCAGCCCACATCCTCCCCCTGAGCAAACAGGACAGGAGTaacaacagaagaaacagtGATGAATTTGTCTTCCTCTAA